A window of Arcobacter acticola genomic DNA:
AAATGTGGTCAATGCTTACAAGTATGCCCTTATCACTCTATAAAATTAGCAGATATGGCAAAAGGCCATGGAATTGGAACTCCTTATATTGATGCAAGAGAACGTGGTTGTTATGCTTGTAGTGCAGTTCCTTGTGTACTTGCTTGTCCAAGTGGAGCTTTAGATCATGCTTGTGAAAAACCTGAAGATATAAAAATGGGAATTGCTGTTTTAGAATTCCCAAACAAATGTATTGCAATGACAAATGAACTTGTCACAAAAGAACAAATAGCAAGAATTCATACTCATCCAAATAGTAGACAACTTGAACAAGATATCTTAGATAAGCTAGATAAGTTTGAAGGAAAACCTTGCACAATATGTGCAGATATGTGTCCAATTCCAAATGCAAGTAGTGCTATCTCAATGATACAAAGTGGAAATGGAATGAAACCTGAAATTTATGATGGATGCGTTGGTTGTGGAGCTTGTGAGGAATTATGTCCAGCTTTTGAAGCAGCTATAGTCATAAAACCTAGATTAACTTATGAAGATTATTATATTAAAGGAATTAGATCATGATAAAACAAATTATATTAAGTGCTGCATTAATTTTATTAATAAGTGGATGTGGAGACAATAAAAAAACTGAAGAGACTAAAGAAATCATAAAAGTAGAAAATACTCAAACTCCTTTAAAAATAGAAGTAGAAGAAAATTCAAATGCAAATGAAATAAAAGTTACTCCAAAAATAAAAGATGGTTCAAAAAATGAATC
This region includes:
- a CDS encoding 4Fe-4S dicluster domain-containing protein, with the protein product MKELQKDRRDFIKFSTLGILGLTLGAGVVISPLALQAQMKLRPPGAVSEKEFLALCIKCGQCLQVCPYHSIKLADMAKGHGIGTPYIDARERGCYACSAVPCVLACPSGALDHACEKPEDIKMGIAVLEFPNKCIAMTNELVTKEQIARIHTHPNSRQLEQDILDKLDKFEGKPCTICADMCPIPNASSAISMIQSGNGMKPEIYDGCVGCGACEELCPAFEAAIVIKPRLTYEDYYIKGIRS